Proteins encoded within one genomic window of Plasmodium cynomolgi strain B DNA, chromosome 11, whole genome shotgun sequence:
- a CDS encoding hypothetical protein (putative), translating into MENVCKEQGKEDLFTLDLILTKYEQYVSGAIRNEELRRYIERFMFQYNCLDECEKKLIEVIKRCENFECKKFQAHYLFITNIIKEICHMELIPIIYNEILEERNAKSEASYLSRDYYIEVENQKDAEENFKAICERVYKKYILVFIKLLYYSTNLPPHLLNNLISAMSCMCILISKYDTFREPNEKFSELIYRIFWNYFSKSFYFPHENYISLEENDDLEDEDDTSSSYYTTDTAGGQKRQGDPQPGGDYTIRGVNSSEVCLPVESGANCEIENVGDDQASAVELSETYAKVNKRLHAHSGEKKKKKIKRDNEGVELASSSTLLNANAECTESREHSVVHSRDDDHISSNHTQEFQTVQDVDELIEGEKKDADAAPSTCPSLHWGDEGVEKLAEVYGEKGVVAGRGLAKGDTVGHPGGYTGGYANGYAGGYPIGQPAGLHSERHTEETTERRDSYPSEQDLNHENVMFVNVLLNVYVSLFNTRSKKNYLFYRDNQVAYNEFLLDNVEIVIDQMRNMLNKIRHSLSESIIYFLKLKFLILLFLIKFAKRNSKDANAGKSTEKLKKRSQTVQGGDNQQDIGTGGYMNSDSYASGHNYASGHNYTSGYNYANGHGYDNNFGSYYGGNGAQNCNGNPNDFQNGYPNTPESDFFPVWRRNESAEDSKIYVDPLSNSSVMNNVDTASARSSIGGVGSSCGNIAGNDLGINHALQESVMSGTGVGSDIVSDMGSGIVSGMGSGSQYPNGHSAAYVDGSNSTPTIDNNINENSIDIGNFCENLSGDYNCGTTSRNPGSDCMGASNEHSGAFNATTSGSPDDVIISSRYAASCGSQYGVLNATNDGSVGGTNEGTIHFSKDAPTSGSQDGLINDGTYSNVNPSYCNGNVEGAYSIPHYSTYGEYYMQNNEKSIAPGQAVQSENNVENDPVSSHYSPSIFNNNDSATGMNDIFLSNMKNNLFASMAGCSGNMAGCSASMAGCSANMAGCSANMAGCSANMAGCNGNMVVGNPDMAVGNQGMVLGNQDMAVGNQGMVVGNLGMVGAVPPGQSYPCDGSRFPFASKNKEELGDTWNCHEEMEGEEGTQVVEVVEDEEEEERRKRKREIEAEWEGELDAGNEFQMEYVILNRDFLRNNVKKSTFEIVKDMINNLYSNSFLEMLDVLVKCVEVNFKDENLTLINRIFSCMLKGIKYCNELNKYKIYMFILSKIDKLIKSKRYEENNSTLNNYSCYFLLNLIFNLFKRDKRKKRRNIWYLLFEIHVNKMKRKKVTMKVNSVKGDEQQVGMYPPHMVDVNDYIKKNKSKNNELATKMLISSLIRSNEKNKHFKMDQMKSNSVSASENENDLMSLCDGKNFLINNIINFLLECCISKGCIVRFMSLRIFYMMTILFIEFIKNRSLSYEEKLLKNYIMKSIYQNFFLCIFLHFKRTRDEYFYLYEAS; encoded by the exons ATGGAAAATGTGTGTAAGGAGCAGGGGAAAGAAGACTTGTTTACATTAGACCTTATACTTACCAAATACGAGCAGTATGTAAGCGGCGCAATACGAAATGAGGAATTGAGGAGGTACATAGAGAGGTTTATGTTCCAGTACAACTGCCTAGATGAATgtgaaaagaaattaattgaGGTCATAAAAAggtgtgaaaattttgagtgtaaaaaatttcaagcccattatttgttcataacaaatataataaaagaaatatgtcATATGGAATTGATCCCAATAATATACAACGAAATATTAGAAGAGAGGAATGCCAAAAGTGAAGCTTCCTACCTGAGTAGGGATTACTACATAGAGGTAGAGAATCAAAAAGATgcagaagaaaatttcaaagCCATCTGTGAAAGGgtctataaaaaatacatcctTGTGTTTATTAAGCTGTTGTATTACTCAACCAATCTGCCGCCCCATTTGCTGAACAACTTAATAAGTGCCATGTCCTGTATGTGCATATTAATATCCAAGTATGATACGTTTAGAGAACCAAATGAGAAATTTTCGGAGCTTATATATAGAATATTTTGGAATTATTTCTCcaaaagtttttattttccacatgaaaattatatttcccTGGAGGAAAATGATGATTTGGAGGACGAGGATGATACATCATCTTCCTACTACA CAACTGATACAGCTGGTGGTCAGAAACGACAGGGTGATCCGCAACCTGGGGGTGATTACACCATACGGGGTGTAAATTCCTCTGAGGTTTGCCTTCCCGTCGAAAGCGGTGCCAATTGCGAAATTGAAAACGTAGGTGATGATCAAGCCAGTGCTGTGGAGCTGAGCGAAACTTACGCCAAAGTGAATAAGCGGCTGCATGCGCACAGtggtgagaaaaagaagaaaaaaataaaaagggataatGAGGGGGTGGAATTAGCCAGCTCTTCCACTTTGCTGAATGCAAATGCAGAATGTACAGAAAGTAGGGAGCACAGTGTGGTCCATAGCAGAGATGACGACCACATAAGCAGTAACCACACCCAGGAATTCCAAACAGTGCAGGATGTAGATGAACTGATAGAGGGTGAGAAGAAGGACGCAGATGCTGCGCCGTCTACTTGTCCTTCTCTACATTGGGGTGATGAGGGGGTGGAGAAGTTGGCGGAGGTATATGGCGAGAAAGGGGTGGTCGCGGGGAGGGGCCTCGCAAAGGGGGACACAGTTGGACATCCAGGTGGGTATACCGGAGGATATGCAAACGGGTACGCAGGAGGGTACCCAATCGGTCAGCCCGCCGGGCTTCACTCCGAACGCCACACCGAAGAGACCACCGAGCGGAGAGACTCCTACCCCAGCGAACAGGACCTGAATCACGAAAACGTTATGTTCGTGAATGTCCTCCTAAACGTGTACGTAAGCTTATTTAACACGAGAAGTAAGAAGAACTACTTGTTCTATCGTGACAATCAAGTAGCTTACAACGAGTTCCTTCTCGACAACGTTGAAATTGTGATTGACCAAATGAGGAACATGCTTAACAAGATCAGACACAGCTTGAGTGAATccataatttattttttgaaattgaaatttttaattcttctgtTTCTGATTAAGTTTGCGAAGAGAAACTCGAAAGATGCCAATGCGGGCAAGTCCACCGAAAAGTTGAAGAAGCGGAGCCAAACGGTTCAAGGCGGGGATAACCAACAGGACATTGGCACAGGTGGATACATGAACAGCGATAGCTATGCTAGTGGTCACAACTACGCGAGTGGCCACAACTACACGAGTGGCTACAACTACGCGAATGGCCACGGGTATGATAACAACTTTGGAAGCTACTACGGTGGTAACGGGGCCCAGAACTGCAACGGCAACCCGAACGACTTCCAAAACGGTTACCCGAACACACCAGAGTCGGATTTCTTTCCCGTGTGGAGACGGAACGAATCCGCGGAGGACAGCAAAATTTATGTTGACCCCCTAAGTAACAGCAGCGTGATGAACAATGTGGACACGGCGTCTGCGCGGAGCAGCATCGGTGGGGTTGGCAGTTCGTGCGGAAACATCGCAGGCAACGATCTCGGCATTAATCACGCGCTGCAGGAAAGTGTAATGAGTGGTACCGGCGTAGGAAGCGACATCGTTAGCGACATGGGCAGTGGCATCGTTAGCGGCATGGGCAGTGGCAGCCAGTACCCGAATGGCCACAGTGCCGCGTACGTAGATGGTAGTAATAGCACCCCCACTATCGATAATAACATAAACGAAAACAGCATCGATATTGGTAACTTTTGCGAAAATTTAAGTGGAGATTACAACTGTGGCACGACGAGTAGGAATCCAGGGAGTGACTGCATGGGCGCCAGCAACGAACACAGTGGTGCGTTTAACGCAACTACGAGTGGAAGTCCAGATGACGTAATAATTTCAAGTAGGTATGCAGCCTCATGTGGAAGCCAATATGGTGTGCTAAATGCTACTAATGATGGCTCTGTAGGTGGCACTAACGAGGGAACTATCCATTTCAGTAAAGATGCCCCCACAAGTGGCAGTCAAGATGGGCTTATAAACGATGGGACATACAGTAATGTAAATCCCAGTTATTGCAATGGGAACGTTGAGGGGGCGTATAGCATCCCCCACTACAGCACGTACGGTGAGTATTACATGCAGAACAACGAGAAGAGTATTGCACCGGGGCAGGCCGTACAGAGCGAGAATAACGTAGAGAACGACCCGGTCAGCAGCCACTACTCGCCGAGCATCTTTAACAATAATGACTCGGCCACAGGGATGAACGATATCTTTTTGAGCAACATGAAGAACAACCTGTTTGCGAGCATGGCTGGGTGTAGTGGGAACATGGCTGGGTGTAGTGCGAGCATGGCTGGGTGTAGTGCGAATATGGCTGGGTGTAGTGCGAATATGGCTGGGTGTAGTGCGAATATGGCTGGGTGTAATGGGAACATGGTTGTAGGTAATCCAGACATGGCTGTAGGCAACCAAGGCATGGTTTTAGGCAACCAAGACATGGCTGTAGGCAATCAAGGCATGGTTGTAGGCAATCTAGGCATGGTTGGCGCTGTTCCCCCGGGGCAGAGCTACCCCTGCGACGGCAGCAGATTCCCCTTTGCCAGCAAAAATAAGGAAGAATTGGGAGACACATGGAACTGCCACGAGGAGATGGAGGGAGAGGAAGGAACCCAAGTTGTAGAGGTGGTagaggacgaagaagaggaagaaagaagaaagagaaaaagagaaattgAAGCAGAGTGGGAAGGAGAACTGGATGCTGGAAACGAATTTCAGATGGAGTATGTAATTTTAAATCGTGATTTTTTAAGGAACAATGTAAAAAAGAGTACATTCGAAATTGTGAAGGATATGATAAATAACTTATATAGCAATAGTTTCTTAGAGATGCTGGACGTCCTGGTAAAGTGTGTAGAAGTGAATTTCAAAGATGAAAATCTTACATTAATTAATCGAATTTTTTCATGCATGTTGAAGGgcataaaatattgtaacGAATTGAACaagtacaaaatttatatgttcattttgaGCAAAATTGACAAACTTATTAAGAGTAAAAggtatgaagaaaataactCAACTTTGAACAATTACAGCTGCTATTTTTTGCTGAATttgatttttaatttgtttaagaGGGataagaggaagaaaagaagaaacatatGGTACTTGCTGTTCGAGATCcatgtaaataaaatgaaaaggaagaaggttACTATGAAGGTGAACTCTGTCAAGGGGGATGAGCAACAGGTTGGTATGTACCCTCCTCATATGGTTGACGTGaatgattatataaaaaagaataaaagtaAGAATAACGAATTGGCTACAAAAATGCTGATATCGTCCCTGATAAGAAGCAATGAAAAGAATAAGCATTTCAAAATGGATCAAATGAAAAGCAACAGTGTAAGCGCGtcggaaaatgaaaacgatTTGATGTCCCTATGTGATGGGAAgaactttttaattaataatataataaattttttactggAATGTTGTATTAGCAAGGGATGCATTGTGAGATTTATGAGCCTTAGAATTTTCTACATGATGACCATTCTGTTTAtagaatttattaaaaatagatCGTTGAGCTATGAAGAAAAGTtgcttaaaaattatatcatgAAATCGATTTATCAGAATTTCTTcctctgtatttttttacattttaaaagaacCAGAgacgaatatttttatttatatgaagcTTCGTAA
- a CDS encoding hypothetical protein (putative), with amino-acid sequence MDVENGRSMVSENGRKALFYLSNHADNICSVKFCSEDVLISSCDCGMVTLWDLNNLTSTGNYKVSNYSALYASLFDKDHFFVKTKEGSVKLWDIKRNHCAVKLDANNYTYAKPYSVNGKIVTPVNHNGDIAIYDLRTQADLPRNNTLCSASNEGSSNTLVIRFNKIKKSLGEIKMLSSSGMQKENKSILNSELKFCSDILDIYPISFWGDSMTNQLVSSFIIDVKENVLSYHINKNKCVVSTSNNSVYSLTLGQNEQVCLVKKAHCPKYNMSNLVIRSDSKLFISITDNCSVNLCDLHQMEVIDSIKTYKFNCYNFVDFHPFSGLFAVAERNKVSIWANQASSFEPPP; translated from the exons ATGGACGTGGAAAACGGGAGAAGCATGGTAAGTGAAAACGGAAGAAAGGCGCTGTTTTACCTGAGCAACCATGCAGACAACATATGCAGCGTGAAATTTTGCAGCGAAGATGTGTTGATCTCTAGCTGCGATTGCGGAATGGTAACTTTATGggatttaaataatttaacaaGCACAGGGAATTACAAGGTATCAAATTATAGTGCATTATATGCATCCCTTTTTGATAAggaccatttttttgtaaaaacaaaagaaggGTCGGTAAAATTATGGGACATAAAGCGTAACCATTGTGCTGTAAAATTAGACGCCAACAATTATACGTATGCCAAGCCGTACTCtgtaaatggaaaaatagtCACGCCTGTAAATCACAATGGGGACATTGCCATCTATGACCTGCGGACTCAAGCAGATTTGCCGCGTAACAATACCCTATGCAGTGCCTCGAACGAAGGAAGTAGTAACACGCTCGTCATACgatttaacaaaataaagaaaagtcTTGGAGAGATCAAAATGTTATCCTCCAGTGGAATgcagaaagaaaataaatctatTTTGAACAGCGAATTGAAGTTCTGTAGTGACATTTTGGATATTTACCCAATTTCATTTTGGGGAGACTC GATGACTAACCAGCTGGTTTCGAGTTTTATAATAGACGTGAAGGAAAATGTCCTAAGTTAtcacataaataaaaacaaatgcgtAGTTAGTACTAGCAACAATTCTGTGTACTCCCTTACATTGggacaaaatgaacaggtcTGTTTGGTTAAGAAGGCACACTGCCCAAAATATAATATGAGTAATTTGGTGATAAGATCGGATAGTAAACTCTTTATTTCAATTACGGACAACTGTTCTGTTAACTTGTGTGATTTACATCAAATGGAAGTGATAGACTCCATTAAGACATATAAGTTTAACTGCTACAATTTCGTTGACTTCCATCCTTTTTCCGGCTTGTTCGCAGTGGCAGAACGGAATAAGGTTTCTATTTGGGCCAACCAAGCCTCCAGTTTTGAGCCACCCCCCTAG
- a CDS encoding exosome complex exonuclease (putative), translating to MKSCKNNANFFWCNLKKKLRLDGRNFEDSRNISIYFLGEHGNVEVSIGHTKVICKITSEIVKPFDKRPCEGMIKVNLDIDSFTNVNDNSQISDECLEIKNLIERILKSIWCLLVSIIVIENDGNLYDSCYLSAYSALVHYRNNEVTVDSSGNIIIEEGETNYTPLSIHNTPILTTFAYFNCEDICLIDPSIQEEEFMSSKLSVALNKNGKLVSILKPGGSPISYEKILEAIELAKKRVKSILKILEDALEEDKHLRNSLKKKNLQIKYSSNPVHIKYDDTNVHAKPLVIPPNKSVKNNLNIEQIIKKYEQYIYSQEVKKEEKEKSAQGETTLGDTTHTSQYLLNEELRKLKQKRGAKNGDEFAYMDKYDDEISDISDISSDLGTKNKVDLGNADVGKIKRQEFSDTNSHLHNLKMQRTSEVPRKEILNPAGSQTTGVIRTANDRIDATVRSNPYFKGHPNFEDDKRNTSAKKHADSSAVSNDDSSDIDFSVAINQNLKKTKKKKS from the exons ATGAAGAGCTGCAAAAACAATGCGAACTTTTTCTGGTGCAACTTGAAAAAGAAGCTGCGATTGGATGGACGAAACTTTGAAGACTCAAGAAACATTTCGATATACTTTTTGGGAGAACATGGAAATGTAGAGGTTTCCATTGGGCATACAAAggttatatgtaaaattacGAGTGAAATTGTGAAGCCTTTTGATAAGAGACCATGTGAAGGAATGATCAAAGTAAATTTAGATATAGATAGTTTTACAAACGTAAATGATAATTCCCAAATTAGTGATGAATGtttggaaattaaaaatttaattgaaagaattttaaaatcaa TATGGTGTTTGCTAGTAAGCATTATTGTGATAGAAAATGATGGGAATTTATATGACTCTTGTTATTTGTCTGCCTACAGTGCTTTAGTACATTATCGAAATAATGAAGTGACAGTTGATAGTAGTGGAAATATTATTATCGAAGAAGGGGAGACCAATTACACACCATTGTCTATTCATAATACTCCTATTTTGACAACCTTTGCGTACTTTAATTGTGAAGACATATGCCTGATCGATCCATCCATacaggaagaagaatttaTGTCCTCCAAATTATCCGTTGCACTTAATAAAAACGGAAAATTAGTGAGTATATTGAAACCAGGGGGGTCACCCATATcgtatgaaaaaatacttGAAGCTATCGAGCTAGCTAAAAAAAGAGTTAAAagcattttgaaaattttagaaGATGCTTTAGAGGAAGATAAACATTTAAGAAATAgcttgaaaaagaaaaatttacagaTCAAATATTCTTCCAATCCTGTGCACATAAAATATGATGACACAAATGTTCATGCAAAACCGTTGGTTATCCCCCCCAACAAatcagtaaaaaataatctcaacattgaacaaattataaagaaatatgaacagtACATATATTCGCaggaggtgaagaaggaagaaaaagaaaaatccgCGCAGGGTGAAACAACCCTAGGGGATACTACTCACACAAGTCAGTACCTCTTAAACGAAGAGCTTCGAAAATTGAAACAGAAAAGAGGAGCAAAGAATGGTGACGAGTTTGCCTACATGGATAAGTATGATGACGAGATCAGCGACATCAGCGACATCAGTAGTGACCTCGgcacaaaaaacaaagtggaCCTTGGAAATGCAGATGTGGGGAAGATAAAAAGACAAGAATTCAGTGACACCAACTCGCATCtgcataatttgaaaatgcaAAGAACGAGCGAGGTGCCCAGAAAGGAGATACTTAACCCTGCAGGATCGCAAACGACGGGTGTCATCAGAACGGCGAATGACAGGATAGACGCCACTGTGCGCTCAAACCCGTATTTTAAGGGACACCCAAATTTTGAGGACGATAAAAGGAACACGAGTGCGAAGAAGCACGCCGACTCGTCTGCCGTCTCGAATGACGATTCATCCGACATAGACTTCTCCGTGGCGATTAACcagaatttgaagaaaacgaagaagaaaaaaagctag
- a CDS encoding oxidoreductase aldo/keto reductase domain containing protein (putative) — protein MNERKGDPNDYMLSLIREGKNNRGQTFPTGVTNQYGQKKTSVDAVPENRRPLKEDDVTYKYVEEMEAKKINIRGVDIEYRVYNLEEGIYIVDNANYEKIKNLWNTDELKKAKENFQGSFGIKSQGIKEEDWIMLPLEYNEDKNIKLVKADFDNPTYDYIITYYDKERNYYFEYKRRNYYKPFRNTVHETPPYKSELEEDRRYYGKEIIIPKKKLDNEIFRQPMLSDVLTGGCNKEPIGLESWRYVKYPYGNLIEYQKYSQFYCVKKNGKDKPDMRYHYLGNSNLAVSEICLGTMNFGNYVDQKLAHELFDYAYEEFQVNFFDTAEIYPLPVSENYFGLSEEILGNWIRAKGKANRHKFVIATKICGRTDKIPWARKYKRGGATGTAAGTAAGGAAYTHGSGGGASANGQGNPNQGNSNQGNPNQGSPNQGNHEQGAYSKEESKSPMEKLEELKRKEELYFKKDYEAMEKMKELEKWKQSQRDDNLITLSKENIISSVDNCLMRLKTNYIDLLQLHWPDRYYPNQSSGDYSDVLYDYNKYYDDFVPFVEQLQAINELKKKGKIREWGLSNETPFGLLKFYDLCKQLHISPPVSVQLEYNLLCRNDVEKGFLEICRPQNANVSILAYSPLCAGILTGKYLEYTDYTTKGRMQKFPSYMKRLRGSIATYIIRELYYLSQKYYFPNLTVAALKWVYTRSFVTSTVIGVSDFLQLRENLYSLTEDVLFTDKLEREINALHWKFRDPIRII, from the coding sequence ATGAATGAGCGCAAGGGAGATCCCAACGACTATATGTTGAGCCTGATCAGGGAAGGGAAGAATAACCGAGGGCAGACTTTCCCAACGGGAGTAACAAACCAgtatggacaaaaaaaaacgagtgTTGACGCTGTACCGGAGAATCGCCGTCCCCTGAAGGAAGACGACGTGACTTATAAGTACGTagaagaaatggaagcaaaaaaaattaacatcaGGGGAGTGGACATAGAATATCGAGTGTACAATTTAGAAGAAGGAATATACATCGTGGATAATGCAAAttatgagaaaataaaaaatttgtggaATACAGACGAATTGAAGAAGGCCAAAGAAAATTTCCAAGGATCTTTTGGCATAAAAAGTCAGGGCATTAAAGAGGAGGATTGGATTATGCTCCCATTAGAATataatgaagataaaaatatcaagTTGGTGAAGGCGGACTTTGACAATCCGACATATGATTATATAATCACGTACTATGACAAAGAAAGGAATTACTACTTCgaatataaaagaagaaattattacAAACCGTTTCGAAACACAGTGCATGAAACACCACCATATAAATCAGAGTTAGAGGAAGACAGAAGATATTATGGCAAAGAAATTATCATACCTAAGAAAAAGCTAgataatgaaatttttaggCAACCAATGTTAAGTGATGTTTTGACAGGGGGGTGTAATAAAGAACCCATAGGATTAGAATCATGGAGGTATGTAAAATATCCTTACGGAAATTTAATCGAGTATCAAAAATATAGCCAATTTTattgtgttaaaaaaaatgggaaagataAACCCGATATGAGATACCACTATTTGGGGAATAGCAATTTAGCTGTTTCTGAAATTTGCTTAGGCACCATGAATTTCGGAAATTATGTGGATCAAAAATTGGCTCACGAACTATTTGATTATGCTTATGAGGAGTTTCAGGTGAATTTTTTCGATACGGCCGAAATATATCCCTTGCCTGTTAGCGAGAACTACTTTGGGTTATCGGAAGAAATTTTAGGAAACTGGATTAGGGCTAAGGGGAAGGCGAACCGGCACAAGTTTGTCATCGCGACGAAGATTTGCGGCAGGACGGATAAGATTCCTTGGGCTAGGAAGTACAAGCGGGGGGGTGCGACTGGAACAGCGGCTGGAACAGCGGCTGGTGGAGCTGCCTATACACATGGCTCCGGGGGAGGCGCATCAGCGAACGGCCAGGGTAACCCCAACCAGGGTAACTCCAACCAGGGTAACCCCAACCAGGGCAGCCCCAACCAGGGCAACCACGAGCAGGGTGCCTACTCCAAGGAGGAGAGCAAAAGCCCGATGGAAAAGCTCGAGGAACtaaaaagaaaggaggagttatatttcaaaaaggaCTACGAAgcgatggaaaaaatgaaagaactAGAGAAGTGGAAGCAGAGTCAGAGAGATGACAACCTGATCACGTTGAGCAAGGAGAATATCATTTCGAGTGTGGATAACTGCTTGATGAGATTGAAGACGAATTATATCGACCTGCTGCAACTGCATTGGCCAGATAGGTACTATCCCAATCAGTCCTCAGGAGATTATAGTGATGTACTTTACGACTATAACAAGTACTATGACGACTTTGTGCCCTTTGTAGAGCAGCTGCAAGCaattaatgaattaaaaaaaaaagggaaaattagAGAATGGGGACTAAGTAATGAAACTCCCTTTGGCTTACTCAAATTTTACGATTTATGTAAACAATTGCACATATCTCCACCCGTATCGGTGCAGTtagaatataatttattgtgTCGTAATGATGTAGAAAAAGGGTTTCTTGAAATTTGTAGACCCCAAAATGCTAATGTTTCAATTTTGGCTTATTCACCCCTGTGTGCGGGTATTTTAACTGGGAAGTATTTAGAGTACACAGATTACACCACCAAGGGGAGAATGCAAAAGTTCCCTTCCTACATGAAGCGGTTGCGAGGATCCATAGCTACGTATATCATTCGGGAGTTGTATTATTTAAGTCAGAAGTACTACTTCCCCAACCTGACTGTGGCTGCCCTAAAATGGGTGTACACACGATCGTTCGTCACGTCCACTGTTATCGGCGTGTCCGACTTCCTGCAGCTGCGCGAGAATTTGTACTCGCTCACGGAGGATGTGTTGTTTACGGACAAGCTGGAGCGAGAAATAAATGCGCTCCACTGGAAATTCAGGGACCCCATCAGGATCATCCA